Proteins co-encoded in one Natrinema sp. CBA1119 genomic window:
- a CDS encoding CoA transferase subunit A: MSKLTSMHDAVSDGVSDGDSVYLAGFTHLIPFAAGHEIIRQEKRDLELIRATPDLVYDQLIAAGCARKATFSWAGNPGVGSLPAFRRAAEDGIPTELELEEYTHFGLIAALDAGASNLPFAPLRGFIGSDLPEHNDNIARMESPFDDDYVYAVAPIEPDVAVIRAQRADESGNAHLWGIQGEVKIAGLAADTVILSVEELCSEETIRSDPNRTVITSDDVDHVVHDPYGSHPSYAQGYYGRDNEAYIEWAEIASDVDRVEAWLDEWVYGVEDRREYVEKLGVDRLLDLQPDRSYATPVDMGAYR; the protein is encoded by the coding sequence ATGAGCAAACTCACGTCCATGCACGACGCCGTCAGCGACGGCGTCTCCGACGGTGACAGTGTCTATCTCGCAGGGTTCACCCATCTCATCCCGTTCGCGGCGGGACACGAGATCATCAGACAGGAGAAACGCGATCTCGAGTTGATCAGGGCCACACCGGACCTGGTCTACGACCAGCTGATCGCCGCCGGCTGTGCGCGAAAGGCGACGTTCTCGTGGGCCGGTAACCCCGGTGTGGGCAGCCTCCCGGCGTTCCGCCGGGCGGCCGAGGACGGGATTCCGACCGAACTCGAGCTCGAGGAGTACACGCACTTCGGGCTGATCGCCGCCCTCGACGCGGGCGCATCCAACCTGCCCTTCGCCCCGCTTCGGGGCTTTATCGGCTCGGACCTGCCCGAGCACAACGACAATATCGCTCGCATGGAGAGTCCGTTCGACGACGACTACGTCTATGCCGTCGCGCCGATCGAGCCGGACGTGGCAGTTATTCGGGCCCAGCGGGCCGACGAGTCGGGAAACGCACACCTCTGGGGAATCCAGGGGGAGGTAAAGATCGCTGGGCTGGCCGCCGATACAGTAATCCTCTCGGTGGAAGAACTCTGCTCCGAGGAAACGATCCGCAGCGACCCGAACCGGACGGTCATCACGAGCGACGACGTCGACCACGTCGTCCACGACCCCTACGGCTCGCATCCGTCGTACGCGCAGGGCTACTACGGGCGGGACAACGAGGCGTACATCGAGTGGGCCGAGATCGCGAGCGACGTCGACCGCGTCGAGGCGTGGCTCGACGAGTGGGTCTACGGCGTCGAGGACCGCCGCGAGTACGTCGAAAAGCTCGGCGTCGACAGGCTGCTCGACCTGCAGCCGGATCGCTCGTACGCGACGCCCGTCGACATGGGGGCGTACCGATGA
- a CDS encoding enolase C-terminal domain-like protein, whose product MAPTITRIESIEFGYDLPEVGYAPNGFSIVYDPDSTTERKLFALRVHTDEGTTGEYVGGNSPGAAQLNMIADYLIGKNPLERERHWSAFKRALRKYDWMGMGAIDIALWDFAGNYRDAPIHELLGSYRDSFPAYASTYQGDRNGGLDSPDAYADFAEDCLEMGYQGFKIHDWGGDWTDPDETAAVVREVGRRVGDEMDLMLDPACNPATFADALKIGKACDEADFLWYEDPYRDGGVSQHSHRKLREMLDTPILQTEHVRGLEPHTDFVATESTDFVRADPEYDGGITGAMKIAHMAEGFGLDVEYHAPGPAQRHCLAATRNSNYYEVALVHPICPNTQPPVYADDYSDMLDTVDADGRVQVPDGPGLGVEYDWDEIEAREIGRRTYE is encoded by the coding sequence ATGGCACCAACGATCACGCGCATCGAATCGATCGAGTTTGGCTACGACCTCCCGGAAGTCGGCTACGCGCCGAACGGGTTCAGCATCGTCTACGACCCCGATTCGACGACCGAACGGAAACTGTTCGCCCTGCGAGTCCACACCGACGAGGGCACCACCGGCGAGTACGTCGGCGGCAACTCTCCCGGCGCCGCCCAGCTCAACATGATCGCGGACTACCTGATCGGGAAGAATCCCCTCGAGCGCGAGCGCCACTGGAGCGCCTTCAAGCGCGCCCTGCGGAAGTACGACTGGATGGGAATGGGGGCGATCGATATCGCGCTCTGGGACTTCGCCGGGAACTACCGCGACGCGCCGATCCACGAACTGCTCGGCAGCTATCGCGACTCCTTTCCCGCCTACGCGTCGACCTATCAGGGCGACCGGAACGGCGGCCTCGACTCGCCCGACGCGTACGCCGACTTCGCCGAGGACTGTCTCGAGATGGGGTATCAGGGGTTCAAGATTCACGACTGGGGTGGCGACTGGACGGACCCCGACGAGACGGCCGCGGTTGTTCGCGAGGTCGGTCGCCGCGTCGGCGACGAGATGGACCTCATGCTCGACCCGGCCTGCAACCCGGCCACGTTCGCCGACGCGCTGAAGATCGGGAAGGCCTGCGACGAGGCCGACTTCCTCTGGTACGAGGATCCCTACCGTGACGGCGGCGTCTCCCAGCACTCCCACCGGAAGCTCCGCGAGATGCTCGACACGCCGATCCTCCAGACCGAGCACGTTCGCGGCCTCGAGCCCCACACGGACTTCGTCGCGACGGAATCGACGGACTTCGTGCGGGCGGATCCCGAGTACGACGGCGGGATCACCGGCGCGATGAAGATCGCCCACATGGCCGAAGGGTTCGGCCTCGACGTGGAGTACCACGCGCCGGGACCGGCACAGCGCCACTGCCTCGCCGCGACGCGCAACAGCAACTACTACGAAGTGGCGCTTGTCCACCCGATCTGTCCGAACACGCAGCCGCCGGTGTACGCGGATGACTACTCGGACATGCTGGACACCGTCGATGCGGACGGCCGCGTGCAGGTGCCGGACGGACCGGGACTCGGCGTCGAGTACGACTGGGACGAAATCGAAGCGAGAGAGATCGGACGGCGAACCTACGAGTGA
- a CDS encoding LLM class flavin-dependent oxidoreductase, whose translation MVSHGFVLPTRGVVLSADDSLEQAARVQSEVIGLARRAEALGFDGVWAGDSVLAKPRLEPLSTLAAVAGATESVTLGTAVYLPQLRNPVHVAHQTATVDQVSGGRLALGVGVGVGEGVETEHDQLDVPYERRGALLDEGLEILAGLWDDEPVSADGEFFELTDADIGIRPCGSPPPVSVASATFDPRDGFPPRIRDRIADRGDGWLPIGMSPEMYEGGIERAREIVDDAGRDAAGFDAGYYQDVVIAETEAEAIDQARDFLDRYYPSWGELSDDDIRGRGAFGPPSVVAEHLERYADAGVETFVTRFTAADQREQLQRFADIVG comes from the coding sequence ATGGTCTCACACGGATTCGTGTTGCCGACCCGCGGCGTCGTACTGTCGGCCGACGACTCGCTCGAGCAGGCCGCTCGCGTCCAGTCCGAGGTGATCGGGCTCGCCCGGCGAGCCGAAGCGCTCGGCTTCGACGGCGTCTGGGCTGGTGATAGCGTGCTGGCGAAGCCGCGGCTCGAGCCGCTCTCGACGCTCGCCGCAGTGGCGGGCGCGACGGAGTCGGTCACCCTCGGGACGGCGGTCTACCTGCCCCAACTCCGCAATCCGGTCCACGTCGCCCACCAGACGGCGACGGTCGATCAGGTCAGCGGCGGCCGCCTCGCGCTCGGCGTCGGTGTCGGCGTCGGCGAGGGGGTCGAGACCGAACACGACCAGCTCGACGTTCCCTACGAGCGACGGGGGGCGTTGCTCGACGAGGGGCTCGAGATCCTCGCGGGACTCTGGGACGACGAGCCGGTCTCCGCGGACGGCGAGTTCTTCGAACTGACCGACGCCGACATCGGAATCCGCCCCTGCGGGAGTCCGCCGCCGGTCTCCGTCGCGTCCGCGACCTTCGATCCGAGGGATGGCTTCCCGCCCCGGATTCGGGACCGCATCGCCGATCGCGGCGACGGCTGGTTGCCGATCGGGATGTCACCCGAGATGTACGAGGGCGGGATCGAGCGAGCCCGCGAGATCGTCGACGACGCCGGTCGCGACGCCGCTGGCTTCGACGCCGGCTACTATCAGGACGTGGTGATCGCAGAGACCGAAGCCGAGGCAATCGACCAGGCGCGGGACTTCCTCGACCGGTACTACCCCTCCTGGGGCGAGCTGAGCGACGACGATATCCGGGGGCGCGGGGCGTTCGGCCCGCCGTCGGTCGTGGCGGAGCACCTCGAGCGCTACGCCGACGCCGGCGTGGAAACGTTCGTCACGCGATTCACGGCGGCCGACCAGCGCGAGCAGTTACAGCGGTTCGCGGATATCGTCGGCTGA
- a CDS encoding nitrate/nitrite transporter, whose translation MGATESRLGAAGRVLIAERAFVGCLLGTWLLTAAAHYYVMAPASVLSRVADDLAVTPAVAVWIVSAVPATWALTNFALGVWIDRLGEYRVIVVGTAVLIAAGGWSWWAGRRGTFYPLLASRLLAGVAVGVIWTASTNLIGGAVSGANRGTAIGVYVTSAPAGFALGQLFGPIVTARAGWPANFLVMSVVAGLVIGVISLSVRRLEIDPVTNTASMRSNFTSVLSHRVVWYGSAMAFVAYSYYLFMNSWMPTYLGNEFALSAGLSGLLTAAFPAMGVLSRAGGGLISDRLLGQRRVPLLQVSFLVSVPLVVLIGWTRHLAVIVAALVAAGFVIQLTFGVVYSYVQEVVETSISGTALAFVTSAGISGAFSAPLITGVLIDWTGGYLAAFAYATALTALGLLLSSVAPESPAADRSQSR comes from the coding sequence ATGGGTGCGACGGAGAGTCGGTTGGGAGCCGCCGGTCGGGTACTGATCGCCGAACGAGCGTTCGTCGGCTGTCTCCTCGGAACGTGGCTGCTGACCGCAGCGGCTCACTACTACGTGATGGCACCCGCGAGCGTCCTCTCGCGGGTCGCCGACGATCTTGCGGTGACACCGGCCGTGGCGGTCTGGATCGTGAGCGCGGTCCCGGCGACGTGGGCGCTCACGAACTTCGCGCTCGGCGTCTGGATCGACAGACTGGGTGAGTATCGCGTGATCGTCGTCGGAACCGCGGTGCTCATCGCCGCGGGGGGCTGGAGTTGGTGGGCCGGTCGTCGAGGGACGTTCTATCCCTTGCTGGCGTCGCGATTGCTAGCGGGCGTCGCGGTGGGCGTGATCTGGACGGCGTCGACGAACCTCATCGGGGGCGCCGTCTCCGGTGCCAATCGAGGGACTGCGATCGGGGTCTACGTCACGAGCGCGCCGGCCGGATTCGCGCTCGGGCAACTCTTCGGTCCGATCGTCACGGCGCGAGCCGGCTGGCCGGCGAATTTTCTCGTGATGAGCGTCGTCGCCGGACTCGTGATCGGCGTGATTTCCCTGTCGGTCCGCCGCCTCGAGATCGATCCCGTGACGAACACCGCATCGATGCGGTCGAATTTCACGTCGGTGCTGAGCCATCGAGTCGTGTGGTACGGCTCCGCGATGGCGTTCGTCGCCTACTCCTACTACCTCTTCATGAACAGCTGGATGCCCACGTATCTCGGGAACGAGTTCGCCCTCTCGGCGGGGCTCAGCGGGCTGCTGACGGCGGCATTCCCGGCGATGGGCGTGCTGTCCCGGGCCGGCGGCGGTCTCATTTCGGATCGGCTCCTCGGTCAGCGTCGCGTTCCCCTGCTTCAGGTGTCGTTTCTTGTTTCGGTGCCGCTGGTCGTCCTCATCGGGTGGACTCGGCACCTCGCCGTCATCGTTGCAGCGCTGGTCGCCGCCGGCTTCGTCATTCAGCTCACGTTCGGCGTCGTTTACAGCTACGTCCAGGAGGTCGTCGAGACGAGTATCTCGGGCACGGCGCTGGCGTTCGTCACGTCGGCGGGCATTTCGGGGGCGTTCTCGGCACCCCTGATTACCGGGGTGCTCATCGACTGGACCGGCGGCTACCTGGCCGCCTTCGCCTACGCGACCGCGCTGACCGCACTCGGACTCCTCCTCTCGAGCGTGGCTCCCGAGTCTCCCGCGGCCGACCGCTCGCAGTCCCGCTGA
- a CDS encoding GNAT family N-acetyltransferase encodes MSSSDIREVTTESERREAFPVLVQLRDHLDVESFLALFEEMREEGYRLFARYVDDEPVAVAGVKIATNFYLGRHVYVYDLVTDEEQRSEGHGERLLSFVHDWAAENDCEAVELESGQWREDAHRFYTEKMGYEEYCTSFVNHLS; translated from the coding sequence ATGTCATCATCCGACATTCGGGAAGTAACGACGGAAAGCGAGCGGCGGGAGGCGTTCCCGGTCCTCGTTCAACTCCGCGATCACCTCGACGTCGAGTCGTTTCTCGCCCTGTTCGAGGAGATGCGCGAGGAAGGCTACCGACTGTTCGCGCGCTACGTCGACGACGAACCGGTGGCGGTCGCCGGCGTGAAAATCGCGACGAACTTCTACCTCGGCCGGCACGTCTACGTCTACGACCTCGTGACCGACGAAGAACAACGGTCTGAGGGCCACGGCGAACGGCTCCTCTCGTTCGTTCACGACTGGGCCGCCGAGAACGACTGCGAGGCGGTCGAACTCGAGTCGGGACAGTGGCGCGAGGACGCCCACCGGTTCTACACGGAGAAGATGGGGTACGAGGAGTACTGCACCTCGTTCGTCAATCACCTGTCCTGA
- a CDS encoding ornithine cyclodeaminase family protein, with protein sequence MTDTLFLTSAEVEGLATPAEYVEVVRDGYRQRGEGAPALPRQTFRRENPDGKLTNYSTILPETGAMGGYTYSSGFSGPNAWFVTPLFDAESGEPLALIDGASMNPFKTGATGAVAVDALARADASTLAVIGSGAQARGQLHATATVRDLEQVRVFSPTPENRETFAAEFDDHLDASVGPVDSSAAALAGADIVITATKAADPVFDGEDLEPGAHVTAMGQYTPGRRELDTTTIERSTYVPDLRDRVTQDAGSFLAALEAGVVDEDHVHAELGEVVAGTEPGRTSDDEITVFDSGGTGIETVAAAYMLYEKARADGLGTEFPIAPASEALTGRLP encoded by the coding sequence ATGACAGACACACTGTTCCTGACCAGTGCCGAAGTCGAGGGTCTCGCAACGCCCGCCGAATACGTCGAGGTCGTCCGCGACGGCTACCGCCAGCGCGGCGAGGGCGCACCGGCCCTGCCGCGACAGACGTTTCGCCGGGAGAACCCTGACGGGAAGCTGACGAACTACTCGACGATCCTGCCCGAGACGGGTGCAATGGGAGGCTATACGTACTCGTCCGGCTTTTCGGGCCCGAACGCGTGGTTCGTGACGCCGCTGTTCGACGCAGAGAGCGGCGAGCCCCTCGCGCTCATCGACGGCGCGAGCATGAACCCGTTCAAGACCGGAGCGACCGGTGCGGTCGCCGTCGACGCGCTGGCACGAGCGGACGCGAGCACGCTCGCCGTCATCGGCAGCGGCGCACAGGCGCGGGGCCAGCTCCACGCAACGGCGACCGTCCGAGATCTCGAGCAGGTCCGCGTCTTCTCGCCGACACCCGAAAACCGGGAGACGTTCGCCGCGGAGTTCGACGACCACCTCGACGCCTCCGTCGGTCCCGTCGACTCGAGCGCGGCCGCCCTCGCGGGCGCGGATATCGTGATCACGGCGACGAAGGCGGCCGATCCGGTCTTCGACGGCGAGGACCTCGAGCCCGGCGCGCACGTGACGGCAATGGGCCAGTACACGCCCGGTCGGCGCGAACTCGATACGACGACCATCGAGCGATCGACGTACGTTCCCGACCTCCGCGACCGCGTTACGCAGGACGCGGGGTCGTTTCTGGCGGCCCTCGAGGCAGGCGTCGTCGACGAGGACCACGTCCACGCCGAACTCGGCGAGGTCGTAGCGGGGACCGAGCCCGGGCGGACGAGCGACGACGAGATCACGGTCTTCGACAGCGGCGGAACGGGTATCGAGACGGTCGCAGCCGCCTACATGCTCTACGAAAAAGCGCGCGCGGACGGACTCGGGACGGAGTTCCCCATCGCACCCGCAAGCGAGGCGCTGACCGGTCGACTCCCGTAG
- a CDS encoding Lrp/AsnC family transcriptional regulator has product MNHTNATPNLDEHDLDIIRELERNDDKNLEEFADELDLSKSAIHYRLNKLKESGVITDISADIDPHALGMSMVVITEVYVSHESGYADEIGDELVDVTGVQQVYYTMGDVDFMAVSRVQNHEQMNELIDGIVAIKGVNETSSRFVMRELKKGNRLLESMSAEMIDRVLETE; this is encoded by the coding sequence ATGAACCACACCAACGCCACGCCGAATCTCGACGAACACGACCTCGATATCATCCGCGAACTCGAGCGAAACGACGACAAAAACCTCGAGGAGTTCGCCGACGAACTCGACCTCTCGAAGTCGGCGATCCACTACCGACTGAACAAACTGAAAGAGAGCGGCGTGATAACCGATATCTCCGCGGACATCGATCCGCACGCGCTCGGAATGTCGATGGTCGTCATCACCGAGGTGTACGTCTCCCACGAGAGCGGCTACGCCGACGAAATCGGCGACGAGCTGGTCGACGTGACCGGCGTTCAGCAGGTGTACTATACGATGGGCGATGTCGACTTCATGGCCGTCTCCCGCGTCCAGAATCACGAACAAATGAACGAACTGATCGACGGGATCGTCGCTATCAAGGGCGTCAACGAGACGTCCTCACGATTCGTGATGCGCGAACTCAAGAAAGGCAACCGGCTGCTGGAGAGCATGTCCGCGGAGATGATCGATCGGGTGCTCGAGACCGAGTGA